The following proteins are encoded in a genomic region of Montipora foliosa isolate CH-2021 chromosome 8, ASM3666993v2, whole genome shotgun sequence:
- the LOC137968690 gene encoding uncharacterized protein: MVLCIIVGCGNKSGKRSQKKDSVVKFSRVPKIVKNEGEMIEELTTRRRRAWISAISRDDLTDDKLENERVCSRHFVSGQAAKQWDQFHIDWVPTLHLGHTKRPHGIDPRLDADRAERRKRRQEKIDREISEKMKKLNEPGDTVESMFSEVEHTCTTEETEESDELQDGRSEDEEMGELEMKMDVAGKKLVEDADKKPVLVDRDSQTLVSALTQERVHAATQTTEFDYLFCSAMKTQPFTEDYFKDSDDKTRFYTGLPDSHLLTTTFEFVSPYVTRRTKTLSLFQGFVMVLIKLRLNVPNLDLAYRFEVSLSTVSRVFKAWMEVLDVRLLPLISWPEREEVWRTMPSCFQYSFGKATTIIIDCFEIYIDRPSNLLTRAQTYSHYKSHNTVKVLIGITPQGSVCFVSKAWGGRTSDKYLTEHCGMLKNLMPGDLVMADRGFTIEENLSLYQAKLAIPAFTKGKSQLDPVSVEKTRGIANVRIHVERVIGLLRQKYSVLQSTLPIDYLLCSDKEGNSCCPMVDRLIRVCCALINLCPSVVPFD, translated from the coding sequence CAGCCATAAGTCGCGATGACCTTACGGACGATAAGCTTGAAAATGAGAGGGTTTGTTCTAGGCATTTTGTATCTGGCCAAGCTGCCAAACAGTGGGACCAATTTCATATTGACTGGGTCCCAACATTACATCTCGGCCACACGAAGAGACCGCACGGGATTGATCCTCGACTCGATGCTGACAGAGCTGAACGACGGAAGAGGCGACAAGAAAAAATTGATCGAGAAATATCAGAAAAGATGAAGAAGTTGAATGAGCCAGGGGATACTGTAGAAAGCATGTTTAGTGAGGTCGAACACACATGTACAACAGAGGAAACTGAGGAAAGTGATGAATTACAAGACGGCAGAAGTGAAGATGAAGAGATGGGTGAGCTGGAGATGAAGATGGATGTTGCAGGCAAAAAACTTGTCGAAGACGCCGACAAAAAGCCAGTTCTCGTTGATAGAGATAGCCAGACCTTGGTCTCTGCTTTGACTCAGGAAAGAGTTCATGCAGCAACCCAAACAACAGAATTTGATTACTTGTTCTGCAGTGCAATGAAAACACAGCCATTTACGGAAGACTACTTTAAAGATTCTGATGATAAAACTAGATTCTACACAGGATTACCAGACTCCCACTTACTAACTACAACATTCGAATTTGTTTCACCTTATGTGACCAGGAGGACAAAGACCCTTTCTCTTTTCCAAGGGTTTGTTATGGTCTTAATTAAACTTAGACTAAATGTACCAAATCTAGACCTAGCATACAGGTTTGAAGTTTCTCTTTCAACTGTGTCACGTGTATTTAAAGCATGGATGGAAGTATTAGATGTGCGCCTATTACCCTTAATATCATGGCCAGAACGGGAAGAAGTATGGCGAACAATGCCCAGTTGCTTTCAGTATTCTTTTGGCAAGGCAACCACAATCATCATAGATTGCTTTGAAATTTACATAGATCGCCCTTCAAATCTGTTAACAAGAGCCCAGACATATTCTCATTATAAGAGCCACAACACTGTTAAGGTTCTTATTGGGATAACCCCGCAAGGATCTGTTTGCTTCGTGTCAAAAGCCTGGGGTGGGCGAACATCTGATAAATACCTAACTGAACATTGTGGAATGCTTAAGAATTTAATGCCTGGTGATTTAGTCATGGCTGACAGGGGGTTTACCATTGAAGAGAACCTGTCACTATATCAAGCAAAACTTGCTATCCCAGCCTTCACTAAGGGGAAGAGCCAGTTGGATCCTGTCTCTGTTGAAAAGACAAGAGGAATAGCCAATGTACGTATACATGTGGAAAGGGTGATTGGTTTGTTGAGACAAAAGTACAGTGTGTTGCAGAGTACATTACCAATTGATTATCTGCTGTGTTCAGATAAGGAGGGGAACAGTTGCTGCCCTATGGTGGACAGATTGATCAGAGTGTGCTGTGCCCTCATAAATCTATGTCCATCTGTGGTACCATTTGACTGA
- the LOC137968692 gene encoding tigger transposable element-derived protein 4-like: MLKAKQTCSATSQKKRKCLDIKVLEFENKNPNLGSRKLADHFGIGKMQIQAILKNKEAIMDAYASNETPNHAKRKRSSKYSDVNQALWDWYIMCRNSNIPVSGSMLQEEATLIAEKLETADFVASNGWLEKFKLKNSNLKNLKSFQTSPFSFCQKTPLPNHSH; encoded by the coding sequence ATGCTAAAGGCAAAACAAACATGCTCTGCAACGTCCCAAAAGAAGCGTAAATGTCTTGATATTAAAGTCCtcgaatttgaaaacaaaaaccctaaccttggatcaaggaaattagCTGACCATTTTGGAATAGGCAAGATGCAGATTCAGGCCATACTGAAAAACAAGGAGGCGATCATGGACGCCTATGCCAGCAATGAAACTCCAAATCATGCTAAAAGAAAACGCTCATCCAAGTACTCAGATGTGAATCAGGCTCTGTGGGACTGGTATATAATGTGCAGAAACTCTAACATCCCGGTTTCTGGTTCTATGCTCCAAGAAGAGGCGACGTTAATCGCAGAAAAATTAGAGACTGCCGATTTTGTTGCTTCCAATGGCtggcttgaaaaattcaaattgaaaaattcaaatttgaaaaatttgaaaagtttTCAAACATCACCGTTCAGTTTTTGCCAAAAAACACCACTTCCAAATCACAGCCACTAG